The Pseudomonadota bacterium genomic interval CCCCGAAGAGCGGCACGACGAGCAGATTGGCGAGGGGTGCAACGATACTCACCTGGCCAAACACCCAGAGACCGATCGGCACCAGCCCCAGACCCAGGCGAAGCTGGGCCAACGCCCACCAGGGCGCCGCCGGGGCACGCACGCGCCCGATCAGCAGGCATGACACGGCGAGGAAGGACAACCAGAAGCCTTCGTCCAAGGGCGCGAAGGGGTCGAGCAACAGCACACCGACTAACGCCAACCCGAGCGCGCTGGCCGCGCCTACCGATCGCCTCAGCAGCCGCGCCCCCACCACGACCACCGCCAAGGCCAACAGCGCTCGCTGCGTGGGCACCGTAAACCCCGCGAGCACCGCGTAGGCGCCCGCCGCGCCAAGGGCCAACGCCGAGGGCCAACGCGAGGGCGCAGGTCGCCTACGCAAGGCGCCAGCTGCCTTCCCCAGGGCGAGACAGAGGGCACCGAGCAAGCCGATGTGCAGGCCGGAAATAGCGAATAGGTGCCCCGTCCCCGTTGCCGTCAGGGCGTCGCGGACCGACGGCGAGAAGGGTTTCCCCAATCCCAGGGTGAGCGCCGCGAGCAGTGGGTAGGCATCGGCCACCGAGGACGGCAGCGCCGCGCGCATACGTTGCGCCAGGGCACGCCGAGCACGCGCGATCGGGGCCCGACCGCGATGGCCTTCGATACACCGGGGCTCGAACTCCGCGCGTACCCAAGCGCGCCCATCCACATGCGCACGAAACCACCGGCGCTCGCGCGACGGCAGACCGGGATTGGCCGCCGCCCGCGGCAGAGCGAGGCGCAGCACGAGTTCCCAACGATGGTCGGGGCGCAGCGGCTGACACGTGTCCTCGCCGTACCACCGCACCTGCAAACGCAGACGCTGTTCGCGCCCGTTAAGCGTGCGTGTCTCGAGCAGGAACTCGCAGCGATCCGCCCGCTGGCGCGGCACGTCGACGACGTGACCCTGCACCCGCACGCTCATGCCATGCTGGCCGAGCGGCAGGCGCCCCTCCAACCGCACGCTGGCGGAGAGGAAGGCGTAGCCGGCGATCATCAGGGTCACGGTCAGCACACCCACGACGCCGCGCCACCCCCGAAGGCACCGCCCCATCGCGAGCATCATCACAGTGACGACTACCCCAACGCCCCCCGCTGACACGGGCGCCAAAGCAGGTAGCTCGGGCAACCGGTGCACCAGGCAAACGGCGAGCAGGACAAGGCAGGCAAGCCACGCGGGCACGCGTCGATCCTTCGGGCGCGCGAGGATAGTCGCTCTACGAGCCGCTACCCTCGCCGGGACCTCAGGATCGCTCCAGCGGGACCGCGGGCGGTATCGCCTATCGCTGGGTTTACGCCGTTTTCACGGCTTTTCTTCGTGCAGACCGGCCTCGTCGAGACGGCACACGCGATCCATGGCAGCGGCGAGCTCCGGATCGTGGGTCACCACCACCAGGCTCGCCCCCGTGTCCTCATTCAGCTTGAGCATCTGCTCGAAGACCTGGCGCCCGGTCGGACGGTCCAGGTTACCGGTGGGTTCATCGGCCAACACCACCACCGGCGAGGTCACCAGGGCACGGGCGACGGCCGCCCGCTGGCGCTCGCCCCCGGAGAGCTCCGAGGGGCGATGGCGCAAGCGCGCGCCGAGGCCCACCCGTTCCAACAGGTCCTGCGCCTTGACCAGGGCGTCGGACGGCCGCTCGCGACGAATGAGCAGTGGCATCGCCACGTTCTCCAACGCGGTGAACTCAGGCAATAGGTGGTGAAACTGGTACACGAACCCCACGTGGGCGTTACGCCACCGGCCGCGCGCTGCCTCGCCCATGCGGGCAACGTCTTCGCCGTTGATCAGCACGCGCCCGTGCGTCGGCGTATCCAGGCCACCGAGAAGCTGCAGCAAGGTGGTCTTGCCGGAACCCGAGGCGCCGATGATGGCCAGGCGCTCCCCACGGCTCACGTGCAGGTCGATCCCCTTCAGGACCTCCACCTGATGCTCGCCATCGCCAAAGCTTCGCACGAGGCCCTCGCAGGCGAGTGATGTGGCAGCGGTGGAAGAGGTATCAGCTTTCATGGCGTAGGGTCTCCGCCGGCGCGGTGGTCGAAGCGCGCCAGGCTGGATACAGGGTCGAGAGCAGGGACAGGGCCAGGGCCGTGCCACAGATGAGCGTCAGGTCCGAGAGGCGCAGGTCCGCCGGCAGATCGTCGATGTAGTAGATACTCGCATCGATCAGCGACCCCCCGGTGAACGCCTCCGCCCAGGTCACCAACTGATCGAGGTTCAGGGTCACCAGGGCGCCGGCGGCCAGGCCGACCAGGGTGCCGACGATGCCAATCGTACCGCCTTGGATGATGAATACCCCCAGCATGCTCGCGGGCGAGGCCCCGTTGGTGCGCAGGATGGCGATGTCGCCTCGCTTCTCGTTCACCACCATGATCAGGGTGGACACGATGTTGAAGGCCGCCACCGCCACCACCAGCAGCAGAATGATGAACATGACGCTCTTGGTGAGGGCGATCGCACGGAAGAAGTTGGCGTGCTCACGGGTCCAATCGCGCACGTAGAAGATCTCACCCACCTCCAGGGCGATATCGCGCACGGCGCGCGGTGCATCGAAGAGGTCGTGAAACTTCAGGCGCACGCCCGTGATGCGATCGCCCAGGCGATAGAGCGCCTGAGCGTCCCGCAGGAGCACGAACGCGAGGCGACGATCGTACTCGTGCATACCCGCCTCGAAGATGCCCGCCACCTCGAAGCGACGCTGGCGCGGCAACACGCCAGCGGGCGTGACGTTGGCCTCGGGGATCAGCAGCGTGACCCGATCGCCGATGTCCACCGCCAGCGATTGCGCCAGCGCTCGGCCGATGAGAATGCGAAAGCGTGCTTCGTCCAGGGCTGCGAGGGACCCTTCCTGCAGATGCATTTCCAAGGACGCTACCTGCGACTCCCGCACCGGCACGACGCCGCGCACCTGCACCCCACTGGTCAGACCCTCATCGCTGACCAGCAGCCCCTGGCCGTCGATAAAGGGCGCGGTCGCCGCCACCCGGGCATCACGCCTGGCGACCGCCTCCACCGCCGACCAATCCTCGATCGGTCCGCCGTAGCCCATCACCGCGCCGTGGGAGGTGACCTCGAGAATGCGCTCGCGAAGCTCGCGTTCGAAGCCGTTCATTACCGAGAGCACGACGATCAACACGAAGACGCCGGTGGCGATGCCGGCCATCGACACCAGGGAGATGAAGGACAGAAAGCCGGGCCCGCGTCCGCTGCGCACGTAGCGCCACCCGATGGCCAACTCGTAGGGGCTCAGCAACATCGGGCTACTCGTAGCGCAGGGCGTCGGCGGGCTGCGTCCGGGCTGCGCGCCGCGCCGGGTACAGGGTGGACAGGGCCGAAAGGGCAAAGGCGCCCAGGGTGATCAGCGCCACCTCGTGCACGCGCACGTCCGTAGGGATGTTGTTGAGGTAGTAGACGTCGGTCGGGATCAGCTTGATCCGCAACACGCCCTCCACGGCAGGCACCAGGGTCTCGAGATTCAACGTGATGAGTAACCCCAAGGCCAGCCCCCCCAGCACGCCGATCAGACCGATCAGACACCCTTGCGCGAAGAACACCAAGGTCACGCTGCGAGGCGTCAGGCCCATGGTCCGCAGGATAGCGATATCCGTGCGCTTATCGTTCACCACCATCACCAGGGTCGCGACGACGTTGAAGGCGGCCACCGCCACGATCAACGACAGGATGAGGGACATCATGAACTTCTCGGTGGCCACGGCACGAAAGTAGGAGGCCTGCTCATCGGCCCAGTCCGTCACCGTGAATCCACCGGGCAGCCGCGCCTGCCAACGCTCCGCCACGCGAGGGGCCGCCATGAGATCCTCCAACTGCACCCGTACGCCATCGAGGTGCGCGGGGTCGCGGCCGAGCAACGCCGCCACGTCGGCCCGGTGCATGACCAGGCGCGTGCTGTCGATTTCCTGCACGCCTCCTTCGATGATCCCCGCCACGGTGATTCGCTCGAAGCTCGGCGTGACCTTACCCCGCGGCCCCACCCGCGGCACCAGCAGGTTGAGGCGCTCGCCCACCCGCGCACCCAATAAAGCCGATAGCCCCGAGCCGATAAGAGCCGCGCGGCTGTCCGCCGTGACGCGGGCGAGATCGCCGGCGACGAGGGCGTACTCGAGCTGGCGACGCACGGCGGGCGCCGTCGGGTCTACGCCCTCCACGCGAGTGCCGCGCAAGCGGGCGCCGCGGGCCAACATCCCCTCCCCCTCCACATAAGCGGTCACGGCACCGACGCCGTCGCTGCCCTCGAGGGTGTCCAACACTGGGTCCCAGCCCTGTTCGGGGGCAGCCCCGGGGTGGCGTACGGTCACGTGCGCACTGACGGCCAGGAGGTTGTCTCGGAGCTCGCCGCTGAAGCCGTTCATGACTGAGATGACGGTGATCAGGGCTGCCACCCCCACCCCGACCCCCACCGTGGAGGCCAGGGCGATGAAGGAGATGAAACGGCTGCGGGTGCGCGCGCGGAGGTAGCGCAAACTGAGAAGCAGTTCCAGGGGGCGAATCATCATGGAAAGAGTGGGACCCCACACGCAGAACCGTGGTTCCAGAGGCGGCAGACTCGCGTTCGGTGCGAATCCGCAAAGCTGCCGGGGCGGCACCGGCAAATCGCAGCCATCCCGCTCATTGGTATCTAAATCAACTGCTTGGACGGCTGCGCGGATGGTAAGGCCAAGCGTCTGGCGACGCAACAACGGTATCTAGGGTCTGTCAACGATTGTGAATCGGTGCAGGCCGGTGATAAAAACTGGCTCTCACGCCCTACCGGGGGCGCGATCGGAGTAGGAGAACGTCGCGATGTTTAAGCGTAACCAGGCGCCTGCCATCACACTTCCCCAACACGCAGTGGAGCGCCCGCTACGGCTGCTACGGCTGGCGGCAGCGGTCGGAACCGCCGCCCTTGCCGTGTTCGCGCTCAGCGCCCTCGCCGCGGGAGCCGCCCGCGCCGACGAGCTGCGCATGGAGCCGATCACCGAACGGGGCAGCATGACCGTGCCCGTGCGGGGCATGACCATGGACCGCGTGCGCAACAGCTTCGGCCAGCCTTCGGGTCAGCGTTCGGCGGTAGGTGACCCGCCGATCACCCGTTGGGAATACGACGGCTTTGTGGTCTACTTCGAATATCAGTACGTCCTGCACACGGTCGTCAAACGCGGCCGCTAGCAGCCCCGCGCCATCGGATTTTCCAAACGCCTTCCTCGCACCTCACGCCCGACCTCCGGACGGAGCGTCGTAGCGGTTGCGGATGGGCCCAGGGCGCGCGTTCGACCATGACCAACGCATGCCAGATTCCCCCGATTCGCGGGCGAGCGTTTTCGCCCCGCCCGTCGCCGATGGCGACAACGCCCTAGCCTGGGGCGCGCTCCACGGTAGCGCCTACGCGCTCGCGCTCACGCGCGCCGCCGCGCGCGCCGATGCCCCGCTGGTGGTGATCGCTGAGAGCGCCCGCGAGACCGAGCAGCTCGCCACCGAAATCAGCTTCTTCGCGAGCGCCGAGAGCGACCTGCCGGTACTGCAGTTCCCCGAGTGGGAGACCCTGCCCTACGACGCCTTCGCGCCTCACCCGGACATCATCGCCACCCGCCTGAGCACCTTAGCCCGCCTGCCCACGTTGGGCCGCGGCGTACTGGTTCTGAACCTCACGACCTTGCTGCAGCGACTCGCACCCCGCAGCTTCGTCGATGGCAGCAGCCTGGCCCTCGCCAGCGGCGATCGCCTCGACCTGGACGCGGCCCGCAAGCGCTTGGACGAGGCCGGCTACATCAACGTGGCCCAGGTGCACGAGCACGGCGAATACGCGGTGCGCGGGGCCCTCCTCGACCTGTTTCCCACCGGGGCCGAAGCGCCCCTGCGCATCGACCTGTTCGACGATGAGATCGAGAGCATCCGCCGCTTCGATCCGAGCACCCAGCGCTCCATCGACAAGCTCGACAAGGTGTCGCTCCTGCCGGCGCGCGAATTCCCGCTCACGGAAGAGGGCATCAAGCAGTTTCGCTCCGCCTACCGAAAGCGCTTCGAAGGCGATCCGAATCGTTCGGTCATCTACTCGGAAGTGTCGCGCGGCGTACCCCCGGGGGGCATCGAGTACTTCCTCCCCCTGTTCTTCGACCGCACGGCCTCGCTCTTCGACTACCTGCCGGATCGGGTGTCCATGGCCTGGAGCGACGGTCTCGATGAGGCCATCAACGTGGTCTGGTCTGAGCTCGAATCGCGCTACGACCAGCTGGCGCACGACGTGGAGCGACCGATCCTCACCCCCGACGAATTGGCCCTGCAACCGGCCCGAGTGATGGAGCTGCTAGAGCAACGCCCGCGGGTGCAAGCGAGTCCCCACGAGATCGATCTGGAGCTCGATCCACGCCCGGCCGTGAATTTCGCCAGCACCCTGCCGCCCGCCCTGCCGATAGACCCGCGCGCCGAACAGCCCGCCGCCAAGTTGCTCGACTTCGCTGCCACCTTCGAGGGTCGTCTGCTCCTCGCGGCGGAGTCGGCGGGGCGTCGCGAGCAGTTGCAAGACACCTTGCGTGAAACGGCACTGGCCAAGCTCAAGCAGGTGAGTTCCTGGGGCGAGTTCCTGGAGGCGGGGGATGCCAACTGCATCCTCGTCGCACCCTTGGAACGCGGTCTGATGCTGGGTGAGGCGGGCATCGCGCTGATCAGCGAAACCCAACTGCTCGGCGAGCGCGCACGACGGCGCAACCGACGCAAGGCCGAAGCGGATCCCGAGTCGATAATCCGGGATCTCACGGACCTCAGGGAGGGGGCCCCGGTGGTGCACGAGGAGTACGGCGTCGGCCGCTACCTCGGCCTCACCACCCTGGAGGTGGGCAGCACGCGCAACGAATTCCTCACCCTCGAGTACGCGGGCGGCGACAAGCTCTACGTGCCCGTGCACGCCCTGCACCTGATCACCCGCTACACCGGTGCGTCGCCGGAATCCGCTCCGCTGCACCGCTTGGGCACGGACCAGTGGGCCAAGGCGCGCTCCCGGGCGGCCAAGCGTATCCGTGACGTGGCCGCGGAGCTGCTCGACATCTACGCGCGCCGCGCCGCGCGCAAGGGCCACGCCTTCAGCTTCTCCGAGCGTGACACCACGATCTTCTCCTCCGGCTTCCCCTTCGAGGAGACACCCGATCAGCTCGAGACCATCGCCTCGGTGATCAACGACCTTCGTGCACCCCAGCCGATGGATCGCATCGTCTGCGGCGATGTGGGCTTCGGCAAGACCGAGGTGGCGATGCGCGCCGCCTTCGTCGCCGTACAAGGCGGCAAGCAGGTGGCGGTGCTCGTGCCCACCACGCTGCTGGCGCAGCAGCACTACCAGACCTTCACCGACCGCTTCGCCGACTGGCCCGTGCGGGTGGAGGTGATCTCCCGCTTCCGCTCCAGCAAGCAGATGAACGCCATCCTGGAGGGGGTGGAGAACGGCACCGTCGACATCATCGTCGGCACCCATCGCCTGCTCCAATCGAGCGTGAAGTTCAAGAACCTGGGGCTCGCGATCGTGGATGAGGAGCAGCGCTTCGGCGTGCGTCAGAAGGAGCGCCTGCGCGCCCTGCGCGCCGAGGTCGATCTGCTCACGCTCACGGCCACGCCGATCCCACGCACCCTGAACATGGCCATGGGCGGCGTGCGCGACCTGTCCCTGATCACCACGCCGCCGGAAGACCGCCTGGGGGTGAAGACCTTCGTCACCCCGTGGAACCCGCCCCTGATCCGCGAGGCCTTCCTGCGCGAGATCAAGCGCGGCGGGCAGGTGTTCTTCGTCCACAACTCCGTGGAGACGATCGAGGCGACGGCGAAGAAGCTGCAGGAGCTCGTGCCCGAGGCTAGCATCCGCATTGGGCACGGCCAGATGCGCGAGCGAGATCTCGAGCAGGTCATGCTCGACTTCTACCACCGTCGCTTCAATACGTTGCTTTGCACGACGATCATCGAGAGCGGGATCGACATCCCCACCGCCAACACGATCGTGATCGACCGCGCGGACCGCTTCGGCCTCGCCCAGCTGCACCAGATGCGCGGCCGCGTGGGACGCTCCCATCACCGCGCCTACGCCTACCTGATCGCACCACCGCGCGAGGCGATGACCGCCGATGCGGTGAAGCGCCTGGAGGCGATCGAATCGCTGGAAGAGCTCGGTGCCGGCTTCGCCCTGGCCACCCACGACCTCGAGATTCGCGGCGCCGGTGAGCTGCTCGGCGACGAGCAGAGCGGGCAGATCCAGGAGATCGGCTTTGCCCTCTACACGGAGCTGCTCCAGCGCGCCGTGGATGCCCTCAAGCGCGGCGAGGTGCCTGACCTCGAGGGCAGCTCGGACCACGGGCCCGAAATCGATCTGCACGCCCCGGCCCTGCTCCCCGAGGAGTACATGCCCGACGTGCACATGCGCCTCGTGCTCTACAAGCGCATCGCGAGCATGGACGACGAGGGTGCCTTGCGCGAGCTCAAGGTGGAAATGATCGACCGCTTCGGCCTGTTGCCTCCGCCCGCGCTACTGCTCTTCGAGATCGCCCACTTGCGCGTATTGGCGGCGCCCCTCGGAATCGCCAAGATCGATGCAGGCACGGCGAGCGGCCGCATCGAGTTTCGCGCCAAGGCGAACGTCGATCCGGCGCTTCTCATCGGGCTCATTCAGAGCGATCCGCGCACCTTCCGCCTGGACGGGCAGAGTATCCTTCGCTTCAAGGCCGACATGGCCGATGTCGAGGACCGGATCGAGCAGGTGCGCAAGTTGCTCACGGTGTTGAGCGGGGGCAGTGCCCCGACGACACCGGCGCCAGCGGCACAGGCCGACCGTAGTGGGTCGAAGAAACGGAAGGGACGTCGATAGATGAACGAGAGCGACCGCTCACGCGCTGAAGGACACGCGACCGCTCGGGCCCGTCGCGTGGCCACGGGGATCTTGTCAGGTGTGCTGATCGCCTCGCCGATGGCCGCCAGCGCGCAGAACGACTCGGAGCTGCGCGCCTACGCCGTCGAGATCATCCTCTTCCGGCCCTCACAACAGGCGGACCTGGACGAGCGCCAATGGCGCGAAGCTGCACAGGCGGCCGCCGACGCGACAGCCACCACTGACGAGGAACTGGTCCTGGATCCCGACGGCTCCGTCACGCCGGAGGTGGACGCCGCCGGCGCGAGCGCCCCGGAGCTGGAGCCATTCGCCGACGGCTTCGGCTATCTGAGCGAGGAGGGCCTACCGCCCGTGTATCGTTACGAGCCCCCGCTCCCGGAACGCTTCGCTGCATTGGCGCCGGAGACGCGGGAGCTCTCCACCCTGTTCGACCGCCTGAATCGTTCGAGCGCCTACGAGCCCCTGCTGCACGAACGCTGGATGCAACTCACCTACCCTCGCGACGTGGCCAACCCTCGGCCCATCACGGTGCAGCGCGAAGACCTCGCCATCGACGGCACCGTGAAACTCGCCGTCGAGCGACGCCTGCATCTGGAGCTCGATCTCACGCTTTCCCAACCCGGCGGCGTGGACTACCAGCTGCAGCAGGCGCGCGTGATGACCAGCGGCGAGCTGCATTACGTGGATCACCCGGCCTTCGGCGCGGTCTGCCGCATCACCCCCGTCGAGCTGCCGGATGGCTACCCCGACGGGATGCTCGAGGATCTACTGCAGGACGCACGCCTCTACGGCGCCGATCCCGACGAACGCCTGCAGAGCCTGCCGTGGCCCCCGCCCGCACCCCCGGCCACCGAGTCGATGCCCGACGAGATGCCTGAGCCAGCCCCCGATGATGACCCCAGCGCGCCCAACGATCAGACCACCACCGGGTGACGATCGCGCCTAGCGGTAGTTTTCGTAGACTTCACAACTAGGCCAAAAAGGCCCGATTCCGGTGTGATTCCGAGCCAGGAACGAGCGCAATCGTGTTCCGGAGCAAATGGCGACACTTTTTTGGGATGCCCCGCCCCGCCCCGGCCAAGTCGTTTAGTTGCTGGATTCGTTAGTCGGCGCCTAACAAGGCACGTATCTGCGGTCGCGAATTACCCTTCTAGCGGGAGCGCCCTGAGTTCGGGAAGACCGCGAAAATACTCCTCGTAGTCCATCCCGCAACCGAAGATGTAACGGTCGTCCACTTCGACGCCGAAGAAGTCGGGCCGGTAGTCGGACACGTATTCTTCGCGGCGCTTCATGACGAAGGTGGCGCTGTACACCACTGCCGCGCCCGCGCGCTGGCAATACTCGACGATGGCCTCCAGGGTTTGGCCGTAATCGAAGATGTCATCGATGATCAGCACCGTGCGACCTTCCAGGCTCGTATACGGCTCGGCGCGCCAGGTGAGTTCACCGCCCTCAAGCCCACCGGCGTAGCGACTGGCGTGCAGATAATCCAGGGTGAAGGGCACGGTGAGCCGCGCCATCACATGCACCGCCGGGTACATGCCGCCCTTGAGCACGGGCAACACGAGGAGGTCGTTCTCCCCCAGCGTCTCGCCCAGTTGGTCGTTGATGCGGCCGGTCATGGTGTCGAAGGCCTCGGCAACCGCCTCGCTGCTGTAGAGCAACTCGGAGGTGCGAAGCACGTCCACCAGTTCCTGTCGCGATCGCTGCATCGGGGTCTCCGTGGGTCTGAGAAGTGAGGGCTACGATGGGGGCCGCAGCATACACCAGCCTGCAGACTCGCCGCTCAGGGCTCCGCGCCGCCTGCGTCGATGGCCACCGCGGTGCCGGCGGCGACTCGATCGAACAGCCAGCGCACATCCTCGTTGCGCATACGGACGCAGCCGTGGGAGGCGGGCCGGCCCATGGGTTGGTCGTCGGGCGTGCCATGGATGTAGATGTAGCGGCGCATGCTGTCCACTCGCCCGAGACGGTTGTGTCCGGGCTCCGTCCCGCTCAACCAGAGGATGCGCGTGAGTATCCAATCGCGCTTGGGATGCTCAGCGCCGAGGGCCGGCGTCCAGATCTCGCCCGTGGCACGGCGGCCCACGAACACCGCGCGCAGGGGGGCGCCGGCGCCGATCCGCGCGCGCACCACGTGTCGCCCTAGAGGCGTCTGTTCGCTACCCATCTCCTGGCCGACCCCGCGGGCCGCGGTGGAGACGAGAAAGTCGCGCTCCTGCCCCTGCCCATCGGACCAGCGCAAGCGTTGGCAAGCGATATCGATGTGTAGGTGAGTGTCGTTCGCCATCGCCTCGCTCAACTCTACTTGCGCTCGAACAAGGCCATCGACTCGACGTGGCCCGTGTGCGGAAACATGTCGATCACCCCGGTTGCATTCAATCGATAGCCCAGTTCGCCAACGAGCATCCCGGCATCGCGGGCGAGCGTGCCCGGATGACAGGAGATGTAACAGATTCGGCGCGGTTTCCATCGCCCGACCATGGGGATCACGGCGTCCGCGCCCGCGCGCGAGGGATCCAGCAGCAGCGCATCGTAGGTGCGCTTGGCCCATGGGAACGGGGTGATGTCGGCGGACAGATCCGCCAGGTGCGCCTGCACCTTCGGTTCAAGGCCGTTGCGCAGGGCGTTCTGACCCAAACGTTCGACCAGCGCCGCATCGCCCTCGACGGCCACCACCTCGGCGGCGCGACGGGCAAGGGGCAAGGTGAAGTTACCGACACCGGCGAACAGGTCGATGACCGTCTCCCCGCCCTCGAGGGCGAGGAGCGATACGGCTCGTTCAACCAGCTGTGCATTGAGCGCCCCATTGATCTGGACGAAGTCACTCGGCAGAAAGCTGATCGTGAGATCGAAGGCCCCCAGGGCGTAGTGCAGCTCGGGCGGGGGCGCCCCGTCCAAGTCAACGATACTGTCAGGTTGCGCCGGCTGCAGGCACAAGCGCACGTCGTGTGCCCGCTCGAACGCGCGCAGGGTGCTGAGGTCCTCGTCGCTGAGCGGACTCAGATTGCGCAATACCAACACGGTGGCGTTCTCGCCCTGGGCCACTTCGATTTGTGCAATGCGCTCGCGCACGCTGAGGCCGCCGATGAGCCCAGAAAGGGCGTCCAGCAACTGCCCGACGGGGGCAGCGAGAACGTCGCAGCGACGCATGTCGGCGATGTCCGGCTTGAGGCGCTCACGGAAGCCGATCAGCACGCGGTCCTCGGCGCGCACGTAGCGCACGCCCAGGCGCGCCCGCCGGCGGTAGGCCCAAGGCTCGCCGGTGAGCGGCTCGAGCACCTGGCTCGGGGTCACCCGCCCTATGCGGGCGAGGCTCTCGAGCAGCGTGCGTTGCTTGGCCTCGATCTGCTGTGCCGGCGCGATGTGTTGCAGGGAGCAGCCGCCGCAGGTCTCGAAGTACTCGCAGCGTGGCGCGATGCGCTGCTCGCTGGGCTCGAGGATCTCGAGCAACTGTGCCTCGTCGTGACGCCGATCGCTGGGGCGCCGAGCGATGCGCACGAGCTCGCCGGGGAGTGCCCGTGAGACGAACACCGCCTTCCCATCGATACGCGTGACCCCGCGCCCGTCGTGGGAGAAGTCATCGATGCGCACGGTCTCCGGGGCACGCCAGGCCGTGCGCTGACGGGGTCGAGCTTGCTTACGGGCAGATCCGCCTCGCGACCGCGAGCGGCGGCCGCCCCGCGGCGCGCCCTCGTCAGTCAACCTCGAACTCCCGAGCCCACCTCGCCTCGGGCCGCGTCCCCCACCTCGGCGCGTAACAGTACCGCCACGGCCACGATCAAGCCCGCCTCATCGGTGAGCGTCAGGAATCCCTCGCCTACCCCGAGTTGCTCACGCACGGCCTGGCCGCGCGCGGAGAACATCGGTGACGGGCGCCCCGCCTCGTCAGATGCCACCCCTACATCGCGCACCCAGAGTCCGCGCGCGAAGCCTGTGCCGAGGGCCTTCACGATGGCCTCCTTGGCAGCGAAGCGCATCGCTAGGTAACGCACCTTGTGCTTGGTGCGCGAGAAGCGCTCGAGCTCCTCGGGCATCAGGATGCGTTGGGCGAAGTCCTCACCGTAGCGCGTGTAGATCTTCTCGATGCGCTCGAGGGCGATCAGATCGGTCCCGATACCGTGGATCATGAGCTGGTGGGTTCGGTGCTGGCGCGACGGCGGCGCAGCGTCGCCTTCGCCACCTCGCGGGTGCGCAGGG includes:
- the mfd gene encoding transcription-repair coupling factor yields the protein MPDSPDSRASVFAPPVADGDNALAWGALHGSAYALALTRAAARADAPLVVIAESARETEQLATEISFFASAESDLPVLQFPEWETLPYDAFAPHPDIIATRLSTLARLPTLGRGVLVLNLTTLLQRLAPRSFVDGSSLALASGDRLDLDAARKRLDEAGYINVAQVHEHGEYAVRGALLDLFPTGAEAPLRIDLFDDEIESIRRFDPSTQRSIDKLDKVSLLPAREFPLTEEGIKQFRSAYRKRFEGDPNRSVIYSEVSRGVPPGGIEYFLPLFFDRTASLFDYLPDRVSMAWSDGLDEAINVVWSELESRYDQLAHDVERPILTPDELALQPARVMELLEQRPRVQASPHEIDLELDPRPAVNFASTLPPALPIDPRAEQPAAKLLDFAATFEGRLLLAAESAGRREQLQDTLRETALAKLKQVSSWGEFLEAGDANCILVAPLERGLMLGEAGIALISETQLLGERARRRNRRKAEADPESIIRDLTDLREGAPVVHEEYGVGRYLGLTTLEVGSTRNEFLTLEYAGGDKLYVPVHALHLITRYTGASPESAPLHRLGTDQWAKARSRAAKRIRDVAAELLDIYARRAARKGHAFSFSERDTTIFSSGFPFEETPDQLETIASVINDLRAPQPMDRIVCGDVGFGKTEVAMRAAFVAVQGGKQVAVLVPTTLLAQQHYQTFTDRFADWPVRVEVISRFRSSKQMNAILEGVENGTVDIIVGTHRLLQSSVKFKNLGLAIVDEEQRFGVRQKERLRALRAEVDLLTLTATPIPRTLNMAMGGVRDLSLITTPPEDRLGVKTFVTPWNPPLIREAFLREIKRGGQVFFVHNSVETIEATAKKLQELVPEASIRIGHGQMRERDLEQVMLDFYHRRFNTLLCTTIIESGIDIPTANTIVIDRADRFGLAQLHQMRGRVGRSHHRAYAYLIAPPREAMTADAVKRLEAIESLEELGAGFALATHDLEIRGAGELLGDEQSGQIQEIGFALYTELLQRAVDALKRGEVPDLEGSSDHGPEIDLHAPALLPEEYMPDVHMRLVLYKRIASMDDEGALRELKVEMIDRFGLLPPPALLLFEIAHLRVLAAPLGIAKIDAGTASGRIEFRAKANVDPALLIGLIQSDPRTFRLDGQSILRFKADMADVEDRIEQVRKLLTVLSGGSAPTTPAPAAQADRSGSKKRKGRR
- a CDS encoding CsiV family protein, which codes for MNESDRSRAEGHATARARRVATGILSGVLIASPMAASAQNDSELRAYAVEIILFRPSQQADLDERQWREAAQAAADATATTDEELVLDPDGSVTPEVDAAGASAPELEPFADGFGYLSEEGLPPVYRYEPPLPERFAALAPETRELSTLFDRLNRSSAYEPLLHERWMQLTYPRDVANPRPITVQREDLAIDGTVKLAVERRLHLELDLTLSQPGGVDYQLQQARVMTSGELHYVDHPAFGAVCRITPVELPDGYPDGMLEDLLQDARLYGADPDERLQSLPWPPPAPPATESMPDEMPEPAPDDDPSAPNDQTTTG
- a CDS encoding hypoxanthine-guanine phosphoribosyltransferase: MQRSRQELVDVLRTSELLYSSEAVAEAFDTMTGRINDQLGETLGENDLLVLPVLKGGMYPAVHVMARLTVPFTLDYLHASRYAGGLEGGELTWRAEPYTSLEGRTVLIIDDIFDYGQTLEAIVEYCQRAGAAVVYSATFVMKRREEYVSDYRPDFFGVEVDDRYIFGCGMDYEEYFRGLPELRALPLEG
- a CDS encoding L,D-transpeptidase; translation: MANDTHLHIDIACQRLRWSDGQGQERDFLVSTAARGVGQEMGSEQTPLGRHVVRARIGAGAPLRAVFVGRRATGEIWTPALGAEHPKRDWILTRILWLSGTEPGHNRLGRVDSMRRYIYIHGTPDDQPMGRPASHGCVRMRNEDVRWLFDRVAAGTAVAIDAGGAEP
- the rlmD gene encoding 23S rRNA (uracil(1939)-C(5))-methyltransferase RlmD — its product is MTDEGAPRGGRRSRSRGGSARKQARPRQRTAWRAPETVRIDDFSHDGRGVTRIDGKAVFVSRALPGELVRIARRPSDRRHDEAQLLEILEPSEQRIAPRCEYFETCGGCSLQHIAPAQQIEAKQRTLLESLARIGRVTPSQVLEPLTGEPWAYRRRARLGVRYVRAEDRVLIGFRERLKPDIADMRRCDVLAAPVGQLLDALSGLIGGLSVRERIAQIEVAQGENATVLVLRNLSPLSDEDLSTLRAFERAHDVRLCLQPAQPDSIVDLDGAPPPELHYALGAFDLTISFLPSDFVQINGALNAQLVERAVSLLALEGGETVIDLFAGVGNFTLPLARRAAEVVAVEGDAALVERLGQNALRNGLEPKVQAHLADLSADITPFPWAKRTYDALLLDPSRAGADAVIPMVGRWKPRRICYISCHPGTLARDAGMLVGELGYRLNATGVIDMFPHTGHVESMALFERK
- the acpS gene encoding holo-ACP synthase, with the translated sequence MIHGIGTDLIALERIEKIYTRYGEDFAQRILMPEELERFSRTKHKVRYLAMRFAAKEAIVKALGTGFARGLWVRDVGVASDEAGRPSPMFSARGQAVREQLGVGEGFLTLTDEAGLIVAVAVLLRAEVGDAARGEVGSGVRG